A region from the Salicibibacter cibarius genome encodes:
- a CDS encoding FecCD family ABC transporter permease produces the protein MLYVVAILFPAIMIVFGISAGSQSITPNEVLMILGASLFGTEPAAVGAIESQIVTDIRLPRTLLAFLVGAALSIAGAAFQGFLRNPLADPYTLGVSSGAALGAVLVIFFQLTIPFLGHFTLPVVSISCALMTLLLLLAFAKTMRRSLSAELIILIGIIISAFFGACLSLLIALAGEELRQAVQWLLGSVGMRGWSYVHLMIPFFIVGAGVLMGHLKELNAFSFGLDFARNVGVSVKRSGILILTGAAVLTGAAVSVAGTIGFVGLVVPHFVRLLTGPDHRHLLPVSMLIGGGFLIAADILARLAFAPMELPIGVITALVGAPIFAYLLIRQQRVQEG, from the coding sequence ATGTTGTACGTCGTGGCAATTCTCTTTCCGGCAATTATGATTGTTTTCGGCATATCGGCTGGAAGTCAATCCATCACCCCGAATGAAGTGCTCATGATATTGGGTGCTTCTTTGTTCGGAACGGAACCGGCAGCCGTTGGCGCAATTGAATCGCAAATTGTGACGGATATTCGGCTGCCGCGAACGCTCCTTGCCTTTCTCGTTGGAGCAGCTTTGTCAATCGCGGGTGCGGCATTTCAAGGGTTTTTGCGCAACCCCCTGGCCGACCCGTACACACTCGGCGTCTCTTCAGGGGCTGCCCTCGGAGCGGTCCTCGTCATTTTTTTTCAACTGACGATTCCGTTTTTGGGACATTTCACCTTACCTGTGGTGAGCATCAGTTGTGCGCTCATGACGCTTCTGCTTTTGTTGGCTTTTGCGAAGACGATGCGCCGTTCATTATCGGCTGAACTGATCATTTTAATCGGTATTATTATTAGCGCATTCTTTGGCGCATGTTTGTCGCTATTGATCGCGCTTGCCGGTGAAGAATTGAGACAAGCGGTGCAATGGTTGCTAGGCAGTGTCGGCATGCGCGGATGGAGTTATGTGCATTTAATGATTCCATTTTTCATTGTTGGTGCAGGGGTGTTGATGGGCCATCTAAAAGAGTTGAATGCTTTTTCGTTCGGGTTGGACTTTGCCCGCAATGTCGGTGTTAGTGTGAAAAGAAGCGGGATTTTGATATTGACGGGCGCGGCTGTTTTAACGGGCGCGGCGGTTTCCGTTGCAGGGACGATCGGTTTCGTGGGACTTGTCGTCCCTCATTTTGTACGACTATTGACGGGTCCCGATCATCGTCATCTTTTGCCGGTGTCGATGCTCATCGGTGGGGGATTTTTGATCGCGGCGGATATTCTCGCCCGTCTTGCATTCGCACCGATGGAGTTGCCCATCGGAGTCATAACCGCCCTCGTTGGCGCTCCGATCTTTGCTTATTTACTCATCAGGCAACAACGTGTGCAGGAGGGATAA